One region of Syntrophobacter fumaroxidans MPOB genomic DNA includes:
- a CDS encoding peptide chain release factor 3, with translation MNHRHRQEIDRRRTFGIISHPDAGKTTLTEKLLLFGGAIQLAGAVKARKASRHATSDWMAIERERGISVTTSVMKFNYRDFEINLLDTPGHQDFSEDTYRVLTAVDSALMVIDSAKGVEPQTEKLMEVCRMRNTPIITFINKLDREGQSPLALLGEIEDKLQIECTPLSWPIGSGKSFKGVYDLLGKKLHLFAPGQETRTNGGMVFDDLSDAALDELLGRQAVQLREDVELLEGAANPLEQEHYLRGNQTPVFFGSALNNFGVRELLDAFVQMAPPPHARPTVSREVSPYEDQFSGFVFKIQANMDPAHRDRIAFLRICSGKYTRGMKVIHHRAGREMNIANATIFLAQDRTNIDEAYPGDIIGIHNHGTIKIGDTFTEKEPLRFTGIPSFAPEHFRRVILKNPLKVKQLRKGLAQLTEEGAVQVFRPLAARDYILGAVGVLQFDVTVARLRTEYGVDADYEPAGYAAARWVESDSRNVMEEFEKENRGSLALDGEDRLTYLAPNEWRLGFVMEDWPRIRFRKSMECN, from the coding sequence GTGAATCACCGGCACAGACAGGAAATCGACCGGCGGCGGACTTTCGGCATCATCAGCCACCCCGATGCCGGAAAGACGACCCTTACGGAAAAACTGCTCCTGTTCGGAGGAGCCATCCAACTGGCGGGGGCGGTCAAAGCGCGCAAGGCCTCCAGGCATGCCACCAGCGACTGGATGGCCATCGAACGCGAGCGCGGCATATCCGTGACGACTTCCGTAATGAAGTTCAATTACCGGGACTTCGAGATCAATTTGCTCGACACCCCCGGCCACCAGGATTTTTCGGAAGACACCTACCGGGTGCTCACCGCCGTGGACAGCGCCCTCATGGTCATCGACAGCGCCAAGGGCGTGGAGCCTCAGACCGAAAAACTGATGGAAGTCTGCCGCATGCGCAACACTCCCATCATCACCTTCATCAACAAGCTCGACAGGGAAGGACAATCGCCGCTCGCCCTGCTCGGAGAAATCGAGGACAAGCTCCAGATCGAATGCACTCCCCTGTCCTGGCCGATCGGTTCCGGGAAGAGCTTCAAAGGAGTCTACGATCTTCTCGGAAAGAAGCTCCATCTTTTCGCCCCCGGGCAGGAAACCCGCACCAATGGGGGCATGGTCTTCGACGACCTCTCCGATGCGGCGCTGGACGAGCTCCTCGGCCGCCAGGCCGTCCAGTTGAGGGAAGATGTGGAGCTGCTCGAAGGAGCGGCGAACCCCCTGGAACAGGAGCATTACCTGCGGGGCAACCAGACTCCGGTTTTCTTCGGCAGCGCGCTCAACAATTTCGGCGTTCGCGAGTTGCTGGACGCTTTCGTGCAGATGGCTCCCCCGCCTCACGCCCGCCCGACGGTCTCCCGGGAAGTGTCCCCCTATGAAGACCAGTTTTCGGGATTCGTGTTCAAGATTCAAGCCAACATGGACCCCGCCCACCGGGACCGGATCGCCTTCCTGCGCATCTGCTCGGGAAAGTACACGCGCGGGATGAAGGTGATCCACCATCGCGCCGGCAGGGAGATGAACATCGCCAACGCCACCATCTTTCTCGCCCAGGACCGCACCAATATCGATGAGGCGTACCCCGGTGACATCATCGGCATCCACAATCACGGCACCATCAAGATCGGCGATACCTTCACCGAAAAAGAGCCGCTGCGGTTCACGGGCATACCCAGCTTCGCGCCGGAACATTTCCGGCGGGTCATTCTGAAGAACCCCCTCAAGGTCAAGCAACTGCGGAAAGGACTCGCTCAGTTGACGGAGGAAGGTGCGGTCCAGGTGTTCCGGCCTCTTGCGGCCAGGGACTACATCCTGGGCGCCGTCGGCGTTCTGCAGTTCGATGTCACGGTCGCCCGCCTGAGAACCGAGTACGGCGTCGATGCGGACTATGAGCCGGCGGGATACGCGGCGGCGCGCTGGGTCGAATCTGACTCCAGAAACGTCATGGAGGAATTTGAAAAGGAGAACCGGGGCAGCCTGGCCTTGGATGGGGAGGACCGTCTGACCTACCTCGCGCCGAACGAATGGCGGCTCGGATTCGTCATGGAAGACTGGCCCCGAATCAGATTCCGGAAAAGCATGGAATGCAATTGA
- a CDS encoding PAS domain S-box protein, producing the protein MSWIGCLHPGGRPYSGTLRARSKSTVGQGAVSFSAGIAFALLLSFSVPLFSAFAAVDTPRILVIHSYNSNTNWTSEIEKGMREALSEQYGPVSFQLEFMDTRHYSGADYHDRLKSLLTYKLRGRSFDIVLTSDNDAFAFVRANRTQLFPTVPVVFCGVNNFTQSMLAGVTGMTGIAEDVSVGETLDIALELHPGLKRIVVIGLTTITADRANREAFVEQVRTGYERLEFDFWDAVDTDELAKRLPLLGPDTIVVINGIIAEPDGRMLGFGETTGFIHARSSVPLYTLWDVYHHGTLGGKMVTGRMQGRLAGGLAARILKGEDPDKIPVVHSTSANQYIFDLNELSRFRISEDRLPLDRVITNKPSPFYMVDKTFLRTGIAAFLLLACIVVLLAVNIAARKKAEKSLIEGQRWQKALFDNITDFVWMKDLQGRVLAYNESFRLAFRWEPGAVLGKTGYDLFPANIADRIRTNDEDVIASRVRGHLEESFEMPGGETRWFDTIKTPVFDKSGRVMGTVGSARDITERKRAEAALARSENKLKRIIEDSPIPICWADKECRVEFVNQAFIDLFGYRMEDIPTAEEWFRRAYPDEPFRKEAEARWRARIAAARSDGTKMRPTECNVTCKDGSVRTVEIMNTLLEDAILAVFKDTTERKRAEAALHESEQRFKTLAEASFEGIALTDNGILVDLTEQFANMHACDRNELLGRNVLEFVSPESRDRVARAQALDETGPYEFNALRKDGSTFPVEVRARSTLIGGRRLRLSASRDMTAYKTAEEALRSSEERFRLITENMGDLVCQADPMGRYLYTSPSFQRILGYDGNALLGTSVFEQIHPDDRREIMERFRKGFQMGQARETEYRSRHANGQYLWLRSTANFVYDSEGNPLFAVIATRDVTARREAEAALLESETKFRTLSENSAAAVFITQDDLFVYANATFQRLSGYDKEDLTRLKFWEIAHPDLRQTIRDRGYARWRGENEPTRYEAVILTKDGKAKWVDVSATLIEYRGRPATLGTGIDITESKQAEQQIKAALEEKEVLLREVHHRVKNNLQAIIYLIDSETDQTRDPQVYQFLKELEERARTMALVYEQLYQSDNLAHIEMVQYLSDLGSNLVQAFGAGRDIPVAVEPGKIWLDVEIGMPCGLIVNELVTNALKHAFPPEKHERGEVRVALHKEDGRYTLRVSDNGVGLPPELRWREARSLGLRLVNLWATHQLGGTISVEGPPGTTFTVTFTERKRREFLNGRG; encoded by the coding sequence TTGAGTTGGATTGGCTGCCTGCATCCTGGTGGACGTCCTTACTCTGGTACGTTGAGAGCCCGCTCGAAGTCCACCGTCGGTCAAGGGGCCGTCTCCTTTTCGGCCGGGATTGCGTTCGCCCTGCTTCTTTCCTTCTCCGTCCCGCTTTTTTCAGCCTTCGCCGCCGTGGACACCCCCAGGATCCTGGTGATCCATTCCTACAATTCGAACACCAACTGGACCTCTGAAATCGAGAAAGGGATGAGGGAGGCCTTGAGCGAGCAGTACGGCCCCGTCAGCTTCCAACTGGAATTCATGGACACAAGACACTATTCCGGGGCCGACTATCACGACAGGTTGAAGAGCCTTCTCACCTATAAGCTGCGGGGGCGGAGTTTCGACATCGTGCTCACGTCGGACAACGATGCCTTCGCTTTTGTCCGGGCAAACAGAACGCAGCTCTTCCCGACCGTGCCCGTGGTTTTCTGCGGCGTCAACAATTTCACCCAGTCCATGCTCGCCGGTGTCACCGGGATGACCGGAATCGCCGAGGACGTTTCGGTTGGCGAGACCCTCGACATAGCCCTTGAACTGCATCCCGGCCTGAAGCGGATCGTCGTCATCGGGCTCACCACCATAACGGCGGACAGGGCCAACCGGGAAGCTTTCGTCGAGCAGGTCCGCACCGGCTACGAACGGTTGGAATTCGATTTCTGGGACGCCGTTGACACCGACGAACTGGCGAAGCGCCTGCCTCTTTTGGGTCCGGACACCATCGTGGTCATCAACGGGATCATCGCCGAACCGGACGGCCGAATGCTTGGATTTGGGGAAACGACCGGCTTCATCCACGCCCGTTCGTCCGTCCCCCTTTACACCCTCTGGGACGTATACCACCATGGGACCCTCGGGGGCAAAATGGTGACGGGACGCATGCAAGGCAGGCTTGCCGGAGGCTTGGCCGCGCGAATACTGAAAGGCGAGGACCCGGATAAGATTCCCGTCGTACATTCCACATCGGCCAATCAATACATCTTCGATCTGAACGAGCTCTCCCGCTTCCGGATCTCCGAGGACAGGCTCCCCTTGGACCGCGTCATCACCAACAAGCCGAGTCCCTTCTACATGGTCGACAAGACCTTCCTCCGCACGGGAATCGCGGCGTTTCTCCTCCTGGCTTGTATCGTCGTGCTTCTCGCGGTCAACATCGCAGCCCGCAAGAAGGCGGAGAAATCCCTCATCGAAGGACAGCGATGGCAAAAAGCCCTCTTCGACAACATCACCGACTTCGTCTGGATGAAGGACCTGCAAGGGCGGGTTCTCGCCTATAACGAGTCCTTTCGCCTGGCCTTCCGCTGGGAACCCGGAGCGGTTTTGGGGAAGACCGGCTACGACCTGTTCCCGGCGAACATTGCGGACAGAATAAGGACAAACGACGAGGACGTCATTGCATCCCGCGTCCGCGGGCACCTTGAAGAAAGCTTTGAAATGCCGGGCGGAGAGACCAGGTGGTTCGACACGATCAAGACCCCGGTTTTCGACAAATCGGGGCGAGTGATGGGCACGGTGGGAAGCGCCCGCGACATCACGGAACGCAAAAGAGCGGAAGCCGCGCTGGCCCGCAGCGAGAACAAGCTGAAAAGGATCATCGAGGATTCGCCCATCCCCATATGCTGGGCGGACAAAGAGTGCCGCGTGGAGTTTGTGAACCAGGCGTTCATCGATCTCTTCGGCTACCGGATGGAAGATATCCCCACTGCGGAGGAGTGGTTCCGCCGCGCCTACCCCGACGAACCTTTCCGGAAGGAAGCGGAGGCGCGGTGGAGAGCGCGGATCGCGGCCGCCAGGTCCGATGGGACTAAGATGCGCCCCACTGAATGCAACGTGACCTGCAAGGACGGGTCCGTCCGAACGGTCGAGATCATGAACACGCTGCTGGAAGACGCGATCCTGGCGGTTTTCAAGGACACGACCGAGCGCAAGCGCGCGGAAGCCGCGCTTCATGAGAGCGAACAGCGGTTCAAGACCCTCGCCGAAGCCTCTTTCGAAGGGATCGCGCTGACCGATAACGGCATCCTTGTGGACCTCACCGAGCAGTTCGCGAACATGCACGCATGCGATCGCAACGAGCTTCTCGGCAGAAATGTCCTGGAATTCGTCTCGCCGGAATCCCGGGATCGGGTGGCGCGCGCGCAGGCATTGGACGAAACGGGACCCTACGAGTTCAATGCGTTGCGAAAGGACGGTTCCACCTTCCCGGTCGAGGTTCGAGCCAGGTCGACCCTGATCGGGGGCCGCCGCCTGCGGCTGTCCGCCTCGCGGGACATGACGGCCTACAAAACTGCCGAGGAAGCGTTGCGCAGCAGCGAGGAACGATTTCGCCTCATCACCGAGAACATGGGGGATCTCGTCTGCCAGGCCGATCCCATGGGCAGGTACCTTTATACCAGCCCGTCGTTCCAGCGCATCCTGGGCTACGATGGGAACGCCCTGCTCGGAACGTCCGTGTTCGAACAGATCCACCCCGACGACCGCCGGGAAATCATGGAACGATTCAGGAAAGGTTTCCAGATGGGCCAAGCGCGGGAAACCGAATACCGCAGTAGACATGCAAACGGGCAGTACCTGTGGCTCCGGAGCACCGCCAATTTCGTGTACGATTCGGAGGGGAACCCGCTGTTCGCCGTGATCGCGACCCGCGACGTGACCGCGAGGCGGGAGGCGGAAGCGGCTCTCCTCGAGTCGGAAACCAAGTTCAGGACCCTCAGCGAAAATTCCGCCGCGGCCGTTTTCATTACCCAGGACGATTTGTTCGTTTACGCCAATGCGACATTCCAAAGGCTGTCCGGATACGACAAGGAAGATCTGACCCGACTGAAATTCTGGGAAATCGCCCATCCGGATCTGCGCCAGACGATCAGAGACCGGGGCTATGCCCGCTGGCGCGGGGAGAACGAACCCACTCGTTACGAAGCCGTCATCCTGACGAAGGACGGTAAAGCAAAATGGGTCGATGTGAGCGCCACCCTGATCGAATACCGCGGAAGGCCCGCGACCCTCGGAACCGGCATCGACATCACCGAAAGCAAGCAGGCGGAACAGCAGATCAAGGCCGCGCTGGAGGAGAAGGAGGTTCTCCTTCGCGAGGTGCATCACCGGGTCAAGAACAACCTGCAGGCCATCATCTACCTCATCGACAGCGAGACCGACCAGACCCGGGACCCGCAGGTCTATCAGTTTCTGAAAGAACTGGAAGAACGCGCGCGCACCATGGCTCTCGTCTACGAACAGTTGTACCAGTCGGACAACCTGGCTCACATCGAGATGGTGCAGTACCTGAGCGATCTCGGTTCGAACCTGGTGCAGGCCTTCGGAGCCGGACGCGACATCCCGGTCGCCGTGGAGCCGGGGAAGATATGGCTCGACGTGGAGATCGGGATGCCGTGCGGGCTGATCGTGAACGAGCTCGTGACGAACGCCCTGAAACATGCGTTCCCGCCGGAAAAACACGAACGAGGCGAAGTTCGTGTCGCACTCCATAAAGAAGACGGCCGGTACACGCTCAGGGTCAGCGACAACGGCGTGGGCCTCCCCCCGGAATTGCGCTGGCGCGAAGCCCGCTCCCTGGGTCTGCGGCTCGTCAACCTCTGGGCCACCCACCAGCTCGGCGGAACCATCTCAGTGGAAGGCCCGCCGGGAACGACCTTTACCGTTACCTTCACGGAAAGGAAGAGGAGGGAGTTTCTGAATGGACGCGGCTAA
- a CDS encoding response regulator, protein MDAAKVMIVEDDAIVASHLERILVQSGYSVVGMVATGEDAVERAPVLSPAIVLMDIRLMGDMNGIEAADKIRSRLDIPVIYLTAYTDHELLRQARATQPYAYLTKPVRDRELCAGLEMALYKHETDRKIRHINQVLRAIRDVDQLITRERNRERLLEEACQILVRTRGYVMVWIGRTGEDGLSLVPVAHAGQGAGTLEQVTMGWSPEGAPEKAKAHPPGTCPTLVCQDVARDPACGAYRADALRRGYASFAMVPMINSDRLYGMLNVYANCPGAFSDEELDLLREVAGDLALGMRSIEEEEERKRAEDALRESEARFRLLAENSTDIISRRLPDGRTLYVSPACRSVMGYEPAELQELSAFDFVHPEDLDRVLREFQAAASSLRPFHVEYRVRRKDGAYTWLEARGRPIVDQTTGAVVEFHSSSRDVSQRKQEEQERAALEERLRQSQKMEAIGTLAGGIAHDFNNLLMGIQGYTSIMLFEMDRNHPYHDKLKAIESQVRSGAELTRQLLGFAYSGKYETKPINANDLLETTATIFGRAKQEITILMDLDADLRAVEVDRGQIEQVLLNLYVNAWHAMPGGGELRAASRNVELDEDTAALHAVERGEYVEIEVTDTGIGMDPKTRERVFEPFFTTKEMGRGTGLGLASAYAIIKNHGGFMEVHSEPGIGTTFKIFLPASSKPPVGTTQPAQAPLKGSETILLVDDQDIVLEPTKCMLETLGYTVFTAMSGEEALDIFRESARCIDLVILDMIMPELSGSDTYDELRAMSPGVKVVLSSGYSLNGQAETILARGCNGFIQKPFNVTELSRKLREILDG, encoded by the coding sequence ATGGACGCGGCTAAGGTAATGATCGTCGAGGATGATGCCATTGTGGCGTCTCATTTGGAACGGATCCTGGTGCAGTCGGGCTACTCGGTGGTGGGAATGGTCGCAACCGGTGAAGACGCCGTGGAAAGGGCCCCCGTGCTCAGCCCCGCCATCGTGCTCATGGACATCCGGCTGATGGGCGATATGAACGGCATCGAAGCCGCGGACAAGATACGCTCCAGGCTCGACATCCCCGTTATCTACCTGACCGCCTACACCGACCATGAGCTCCTGCGGCAGGCCAGGGCCACGCAGCCATACGCCTACCTTACCAAGCCGGTGCGGGACCGTGAGTTGTGCGCCGGCCTGGAAATGGCGCTCTACAAACATGAAACCGACCGGAAAATACGGCACATCAACCAGGTCCTGCGGGCGATCCGGGACGTGGATCAACTCATCACACGGGAGCGCAACCGAGAACGGCTTTTGGAAGAAGCATGCCAAATCCTGGTCCGAACGCGAGGTTACGTCATGGTCTGGATCGGACGGACCGGGGAAGACGGGTTGAGTCTGGTTCCGGTGGCCCATGCCGGACAGGGAGCCGGCACTCTTGAGCAGGTCACGATGGGCTGGAGCCCCGAGGGTGCCCCGGAAAAGGCGAAGGCACACCCACCCGGCACCTGCCCGACGCTGGTGTGCCAGGACGTCGCCCGGGATCCGGCCTGCGGCGCCTACCGCGCCGACGCCCTGCGCCGCGGCTACGCTTCGTTTGCCATGGTGCCCATGATCAACAGCGATCGACTCTATGGAATGCTCAACGTCTACGCCAACTGCCCCGGCGCTTTTTCGGACGAAGAGCTGGATCTCCTGCGCGAAGTGGCAGGGGACCTCGCCCTGGGGATGCGGAGCATCGAGGAAGAAGAGGAACGCAAGCGCGCCGAAGACGCCCTGCGCGAAAGCGAAGCCCGCTTCCGCCTGCTCGCCGAGAACTCCACGGACATTATCTCCCGCCGTTTGCCGGACGGGCGCACCCTTTACGTGTCTCCAGCCTGCCGCTCCGTGATGGGTTACGAACCGGCGGAGCTGCAGGAACTCTCCGCGTTCGATTTCGTTCATCCCGAGGATCTGGACCGGGTCTTGCGGGAATTTCAGGCCGCCGCTTCCAGCCTTCGGCCCTTCCACGTCGAGTATCGAGTCCGGCGCAAGGACGGAGCGTACACATGGCTTGAGGCCAGGGGCCGCCCGATCGTCGACCAAACCACAGGCGCCGTGGTCGAATTCCATTCGTCCTCGCGCGACGTCTCGCAACGCAAACAGGAGGAGCAGGAGCGGGCGGCCCTTGAAGAACGGCTGCGACAATCCCAGAAGATGGAGGCCATCGGCACGCTGGCGGGCGGAATCGCCCATGACTTCAACAACCTCCTCATGGGCATCCAGGGTTACACCTCCATCATGCTCTTTGAAATGGACCGCAACCATCCCTACCACGACAAGCTCAAAGCCATAGAGAGCCAGGTCCGAAGCGGCGCGGAGCTCACCCGCCAACTCCTCGGCTTCGCTTACAGCGGGAAATATGAAACCAAGCCCATCAACGCGAACGATCTCCTCGAAACGACCGCCACCATCTTCGGTCGGGCCAAGCAGGAAATCACGATCCTCATGGATCTCGATGCGGATCTTCGTGCGGTGGAGGTGGACCGGGGGCAGATCGAACAGGTGCTGCTCAATCTCTATGTGAACGCCTGGCACGCCATGCCCGGCGGAGGGGAGCTGCGCGCGGCATCCCGGAACGTGGAGCTCGATGAAGACACGGCGGCTCTTCACGCCGTGGAACGGGGCGAGTACGTGGAAATCGAGGTGACCGACACCGGGATCGGGATGGATCCTAAAACCAGGGAAAGGGTTTTCGAACCCTTCTTCACTACGAAGGAAATGGGCAGGGGAACCGGTCTCGGTCTCGCCTCCGCATATGCCATCATCAAGAACCACGGCGGTTTCATGGAAGTGCACAGCGAACCGGGCATCGGAACGACGTTCAAGATCTTTCTCCCCGCTTCGTCCAAGCCCCCCGTGGGCACGACACAACCCGCGCAGGCCCCCCTGAAAGGCTCGGAGACCATCCTCCTCGTCGACGACCAGGATATCGTCCTGGAGCCCACCAAGTGCATGCTCGAGACGCTCGGCTACACGGTTTTCACCGCCATGAGCGGAGAGGAGGCGCTCGACATCTTCCGGGAATCCGCCCGCTGCATCGACCTGGTGATTCTTGACATGATCATGCCGGAATTGAGCGGAAGCGACACCTATGACGAGCTGCGCGCGATGTCGCCCGGCGTGAAGGTGGTCCTTTCAAGCGGGTACAGCCTGAACGGGCAGGCGGAGACAATACTGGCGCGCGGCTGCAACGGGTTTATTCAGAAGCCGTTCAACGTGACGGAATTGTCCCGCAAGCTCAGAGAAATCCTCGACGGCTGA
- a CDS encoding cysteine hydrolase family protein, protein MNKDSQRFGLIIVDMQNDFVLPGSPTALDGAYATIPEIVRALEFFRERKWPVFHVVREYREDGSDIESFRYGRFMEQYKCGVPGTRGCEIVAELTPLPGEYRIVKNRFSAFMLTELDFMLRRLGLDRIAVCGTQYPNCIRTTVFDGVAYGYAVTVLTDATSARTPEIAAANITDMRNIDVECITVEEFVKAQAPR, encoded by the coding sequence GTGAACAAGGATTCGCAGCGTTTCGGACTCATCATCGTCGATATGCAAAACGACTTCGTCCTGCCCGGTTCCCCCACCGCGCTCGACGGAGCCTACGCGACCATCCCCGAAATCGTTCGGGCGCTCGAGTTCTTCAGAGAGCGCAAGTGGCCCGTCTTTCACGTCGTGCGCGAATACCGCGAAGACGGCAGCGACATCGAATCGTTCCGCTACGGGAGGTTCATGGAACAATACAAGTGCGGCGTTCCCGGCACCCGGGGATGCGAGATCGTGGCCGAGTTGACCCCCCTGCCGGGCGAATATCGGATCGTGAAGAACCGGTTCAGCGCGTTCATGCTGACCGAGCTGGACTTCATGTTGAGGAGGCTTGGCTTAGACCGCATCGCGGTCTGCGGAACGCAGTACCCGAACTGCATTCGAACCACGGTGTTCGATGGAGTCGCCTACGGTTACGCAGTGACCGTGCTGACCGATGCGACTTCGGCCAGGACGCCGGAAATCGCCGCCGCCAACATCACCGACATGCGCAACATCGACGTCGAGTGCATCACCGTGGAGGAATTCGTGAAAGCGCAGGCGCCGCGCTAG
- a CDS encoding YifB family Mg chelatase-like AAA ATPase yields the protein MIAKTYTCSLLGIDAILVEVEVDLSSGLPCFSTVGLPDNIVRESKDRVKTALQNSGYSFPRERITVNLAPAHLKKEGAGFDLPIAVGILAATGAIAPSRAEKAVLVGELSLDGRVKPVAGGLSMAIQARASGYTELILPSDSAPEAAVTDELHVVPVNHLSEVVEYLNGRHDIEPTRVDREHLLGVQDVEEPDFEDVKGQEHAKRGLEVAAAGGHNVLLIGPPGSGKTMLAQRVSGILPPLGFEEALETSKIFSVAGLLENQPLMVRRPFRAPHHSISDAGLVGGGHIPRPGEVSLAHNGVLFLDEFPEFRRNILDLLRQPIEDGRVTIARAAISLTYPARFMLIAAMNPCPCGYSGDSTRPCTCSTQVVQRYRGRISGPILDRIDLHIEVPAVRYRDLSSTQKAEASSSIRRRVTEARTLQVERFSGDSIYSNALMKPKHVKKYCRIDASGHRLLEQAVHRLGLSARAYHRILKVARTIADLERQAEIASPHLLEAIQYRSLDRRLI from the coding sequence ATGATCGCGAAAACCTACACGTGCAGTCTTCTGGGCATCGATGCGATCCTGGTGGAGGTGGAGGTGGATTTGTCCTCGGGACTGCCCTGCTTCTCCACCGTGGGCCTTCCCGACAACATCGTCCGCGAGAGCAAGGACCGGGTCAAGACGGCCCTGCAGAACAGCGGTTACTCGTTCCCTCGCGAGCGGATCACGGTGAACCTGGCTCCCGCCCACCTCAAAAAGGAAGGGGCGGGATTCGATCTGCCCATTGCCGTCGGCATCCTGGCCGCAACGGGGGCCATCGCGCCGTCCCGGGCCGAGAAAGCCGTTCTGGTCGGGGAACTGTCCCTGGACGGCAGGGTGAAGCCGGTGGCGGGGGGTCTTTCCATGGCGATCCAGGCGCGGGCGAGCGGCTACACCGAGTTGATCCTGCCTTCGGACAGCGCGCCTGAAGCCGCGGTCACGGACGAGCTTCACGTTGTGCCGGTGAATCATCTTTCCGAAGTGGTGGAGTATCTCAACGGCAGGCACGATATCGAGCCGACCAGGGTGGACCGGGAACACCTCTTGGGCGTTCAGGACGTCGAGGAGCCGGACTTCGAGGACGTCAAGGGACAGGAGCACGCCAAGCGCGGCCTCGAAGTCGCCGCGGCGGGCGGGCACAACGTTCTGCTGATCGGTCCTCCGGGATCGGGCAAGACGATGCTCGCCCAGCGCGTTTCGGGAATCCTCCCGCCGCTCGGCTTCGAGGAAGCCCTGGAAACGTCGAAGATTTTCAGCGTGGCGGGTTTGCTGGAGAATCAGCCGCTCATGGTGCGGCGGCCTTTCCGGGCACCTCACCACAGCATCTCCGACGCCGGCCTGGTCGGCGGCGGCCACATTCCGCGGCCGGGCGAGGTGAGCCTCGCTCACAACGGGGTCCTGTTCCTGGATGAATTCCCGGAATTTCGGCGCAACATCCTGGACCTCCTGCGGCAGCCCATCGAAGACGGGCGCGTCACCATCGCCCGCGCCGCAATCTCGCTCACCTATCCGGCCCGGTTCATGCTGATCGCCGCCATGAACCCATGTCCCTGCGGCTACAGCGGGGATTCGACGCGCCCGTGCACTTGCTCGACCCAGGTCGTGCAGCGTTATCGGGGAAGGATCTCCGGCCCGATTCTTGACCGGATCGACCTGCACATCGAAGTTCCCGCGGTGCGTTACCGGGACCTGAGCTCCACTCAGAAAGCCGAAGCGTCGTCGAGCATCCGCAGGCGCGTGACCGAGGCCAGGACACTCCAGGTCGAGCGCTTCTCGGGGGATTCGATCTATTCCAATGCGCTGATGAAGCCAAAGCACGTCAAGAAGTACTGCCGGATCGACGCCTCGGGACACAGGCTGCTCGAGCAGGCGGTGCATCGGCTGGGGCTCTCGGCCCGCGCCTACCATCGCATCCTGAAAGTCGCCCGCACCATCGCCGACCTGGAGCGCCAGGCGGAGATCGCCTCGCCCCACCTGCTTGAAGCCATCCAGTACCGGTCGCTGGACCGCAGGCTCATTTGA